A single region of the Nicotiana sylvestris chromosome 6, ASM39365v2, whole genome shotgun sequence genome encodes:
- the LOC138870758 gene encoding uncharacterized protein, with translation MDVIGPIELAASNRNRFILVAIDYFTKLVEAASYKAVTKKVVADFVRDRIICQFGIPESIITDNGSNINGDLMKALCKTFKIKHKNSMAYRPQMNEALALIDGKRINAVCHGQLYQKRIFRAFNKRVKPRQFTSGQLVLKKIFQHQDEDKGKFSPNWQGPYMVHWVLAGGALILAEMDGEVWPKSINSDAVK, from the exons atggatgttattggacctatCGAGCTTGCCGCATCAAACAGgaataggttcattctagtggcaattgattattttaccaaattggttgaagcagcatcatacaaagcagtgactaagaaagtggtagcagattttgtccgcgaccgtattaTTTGCCAGTTcggaattccggagtcaatcatcactgataatggttccaatatcAACGGCGACCTGATGAAAGCCCTGTgtaaaaccttcaagatcaaacacaagaattctatggcttacagacctcagatgaacgaagct ttagctcttatagatgggaaaagaattaatgcagtttgtcatggtcaactttatcaaaaAAGAATAttcagagccttcaacaaaagagtcaagccgagacagtttacatcggggcagctggtattaaagaagattttccagCATCAAGATGAagacaaagggaagttctctcccaactggcagggtccatacatggttcactgggttctagccggaggagccctcatacttgcagaaatggacggtgaagtttggccgaagtcgatcaattcagatgcagtgaagtgA